The sequence GCTAAGACCTCGCGGTTGGTCAACGTCCGATCATAGCGCAAGAGGCCACGTTCTTCGAGCCATAACAAGGTTGAAAGGTACAAATAACGCACAGCATCGCGAAAATCGCCCTCTTCGGCAGCGACTTTATCAGCGCGTTCGATCGCCTGAACACTGGTTAGTTTTTGCTCCTCAGCGGGAGCTTTGCGACGGGCCACGCTGACACTATTGCGGCGCACAGTTGAGACAATATAGCCGATCAGGCCTACGACAAAGACGATTGCAATAATTGTAAAGCAACCAGTTAAGCCATCACTAAACAACCAGCTTAGAAAGCCGACATCAAAATCAGGCCCTGAGCGGTTAAGATCAGGGTTTAACTTATCAAATGGTGGATTGTTGAGAATAACCTTCAAGGTTTCGAGGTCTTGGGGGCCAGTTTCGCGGCCAGCAGTCAGGGCTTCGAGCATTGCCGCCAAGCGATCGCGAATAATTGTTAAATTGGGGCTATTGCTCGCAAGGCTATCTTTGAGCCATTGATGATTAACCGCAAGCGCTTGATTATCAGCAGTTCGTAGCTGTTTGAGCGCAACGATTTTGTCGCTAACCTCGCGCAAGCCAATTTCATCGCTGCGTTGGGCTGCGGTGAAGGCTTCGCGTAACAGCTGGGTATATTCGCTGACGCTGGCCTCGCTGGCTTGAGCCATAGCCGTTAATGGCTGGGCCAGTAACCAACCAAAGAGCAGCAAACAAGCAGTAATTCGCCAAATTCGATCCATCTCAACCTCTCAAGTAGGCTAGTTACTGCTGAGCAGTAATGCTTGGGTTTGTAGGAATGCCGCTATAGGCCAGCCGTAGTTGATCATAATAGAGCAAGGTAAAGCCAATATAGGCCATCGGCAAAATCATAATTGAGGTAACGGTTGAAAAGCCCTCAGTCATTGCAATCGTCAAAGCGCTGGTTTCGCCAAATAAGGCCATGGCAATCGCGCTGATGATAGTTGTGATATAGCTCGCCAGAACTCCCAGCAGTACGACCAGCGTAATCCAAATATTAGTGATCCGACCAAATGCGCCACGGGTCAAAATCCACGAGTGATGGATTGCCCGAAACACATTCACCTGCTCAGCCACAATAATTTGTGGCACAAGGCTCAGTCGCACCCCAAAAAACCAAAGCAAGCCCAAAGCTAAAATTGTGCCTAAAATTGGCACAATCGCAAAAAAGAGGGCGATAACTAAGCCCAAAACGCAAATACAACCCCAAGCAATCAGCGCGGGCAGATGGCGTAAGCTACTCAAAACCACGCTTGCCCAGCGCGGCGTAGCTTGGCGATAATGGTCACCAACCGCAATCACACTTGCCGCCATGGCTAAATTGCGCATGATAAAAATCGAAATAAAGCCAAAGCCAAATAACGCCAACAAGTAGGGCGCAATATCGGCGCGTGGATACTCTAAGACCCACATACCATTGCCGGTTTGGCCATTATCAACCCGCCGTTGCATTTCGGCCATAATCACATTCAGTTGGGCCGTTGCTCGTGCTTGAACACCATTGGCCTGCAACCACAAACTACCAATCAAAAATGGCCCAACTTGGAGCGCCGCCAAGCCCATAAACAAGCCTGAATAGCGCCGAAGCAGGTTGATTGCTTCACGGATCAAATTAAAAAATGTCATGGGTGTGGGTGTTGATGATGGAGACTGCTGCACAAAAACCCTCTACTTAAACACCGTTGAAGCGGGGTGAATGCCACCGCCACTCTGTATTATACCGCAGCCCTCAAGCTTCTGATAGTAGGAAATTATGCCAAGCTAGGCCGAATTTACTGCTTCGTTGGGCAATAAGGGAAATTGTAACAACGCGGTGATGCCTGGCTCAGGGTCATTTGGAATCAAACTGATCGAACCAGATGCTCGCCACATCACGGCAGCACAAATTGGCAAGCCTAAACCCAAGCGCTGTGGGCCATGAGTTGTCCAAAAAGGCTGCCAAATATCGCCCAAGGCATCGACTGGAATGCCTTGCCCCGCATCACGAAACGCCAAAACCGTCGCATGCTCAGTTTGATAGGCCTTGATCACAATCCCTGCATGGCTTGAGCCAGATTCCAAGGCATTATTCAGCAGTTCGGTGCAGAGGGTCAGCAATTCGCGTTCTTGCAATAAAATATGCAAATTCGGCTGAATTTCAAGCTGCAAGTGCTCAACCGAGCGATGAATTTGCAAAGCTTGATCGATTAGGCTTGGCAAGGCATCGCTCAGATCAATCGGAAATGGCGCAGGGCTAATGCGACTAGCGCCTTTGAGCAGATGAATTCGCTGAACCATCTCTTTGCCGCCACGCACATGTTTGACCACCTCGGCCAACAATTCGCGCTGGCTTTCATCAATCGCATCAAGCTCGGCCAATTGGGTATTTCCCAAAATCACCGCCAATAAATTATTGAAGTGATGAGCCATTTGGCCAGCCAGTTGCGCCATATTGCGCAAATAGCCCAATTCGGCCTGCTCAGTTTGCCGCGCTGCTTGGTCGGCCACAGTTTGGGCATTGGCCAATGCTACGGCAAAATGCGGTCGGGCCATTTCAAGCAAGGCTACTTCTTCATTGGTAATTTGGCGATGCTTGATTGCAATAATCAACACACCCAATAGGCGAGCTTGATGCAACAATGGTACTGCGGCACAGCCTTGATAGCCTGCATCGAGCAATTGCTGGGTAATTGGAACCAAGGTATCAGTGCCTAAAACACACGAATAGACCCGCGTAATCGTGCCAAGCTCGGTTAGCAAATGCAGGCTTTGCTGATCGTTGGGCATACAGAAGGCCTGCTGCTGCGAGGTATAGGCCAAATCAATAATTGCATTGCGATATGAATACCAGGCAATTGCGACTGGCCCCATAATTTGCTGCAACTCTTGCTCAATGCTGCGATAGAGCGAATCGAGATCCAAATTGGCGCTGAGCGATTGGGCTAGATTATTGACCAATTGCAACTGGCGGGTTTGCCGCGCCAATTGTTCGCGCATTTGGGCTTGACGAATTGGCCCAATAATTTGGTGGGCAATCAATTCGAGCAAGGCTTGATCATC comes from Chloroflexota bacterium and encodes:
- a CDS encoding DUF4129 domain-containing protein, with the protein product MDRIWRITACLLLFGWLLAQPLTAMAQASEASVSEYTQLLREAFTAAQRSDEIGLREVSDKIVALKQLRTADNQALAVNHQWLKDSLASNSPNLTIIRDRLAAMLEALTAGRETGPQDLETLKVILNNPPFDKLNPDLNRSGPDFDVGFLSWLFSDGLTGCFTIIAIVFVVGLIGYIVSTVRRNSVSVARRKAPAEEQKLTSVQAIERADKVAAEEGDFRDAVRYLYLSTLLWLEERGLLRYDRTLTNREVLAAVPTNSPLHQRLAPVVQTFDRVWYGIADVDQGTFDQYRQQVTTLREVR
- a CDS encoding response regulator; the protein is MTEMHEFSQQPLVLIVDDQSSNRSIVRRYVEAAGYLAAEAEHGVAALDFVRQTPPDAILLDIFMPGIDGIEVLKTIRAQRDHHYIPIIVVTAAAELAVRQQAYFEGADDFLLKPVDSATLRARLRAAIRLKHVLSRVEAERERFALIADITRDITQIESISGMLAHVVDVSTKALQADHGNLFLLHDVADVEILTTDDGVSHNLDRVKRVVKEGAAGYALRSRETVRIADVHEDARWLQLDQSAASVRSALIVPIGDASGPLGVLAVYHSVVDHFSADDQALLELIAHQIIGPIRQAQMREQLARQTRQLQLVNNLAQSLSANLDLDSLYRSIEQELQQIMGPVAIAWYSYRNAIIDLAYTSQQQAFCMPNDQQSLHLLTELGTITRVYSCVLGTDTLVPITQQLLDAGYQGCAAVPLLHQARLLGVLIIAIKHRQITNEEVALLEMARPHFAVALANAQTVADQAARQTEQAELGYLRNMAQLAGQMAHHFNNLLAVILGNTQLAELDAIDESQRELLAEVVKHVRGGKEMVQRIHLLKGASRISPAPFPIDLSDALPSLIDQALQIHRSVEHLQLEIQPNLHILLQERELLTLCTELLNNALESGSSHAGIVIKAYQTEHATVLAFRDAGQGIPVDALGDIWQPFWTTHGPQRLGLGLPICAAVMWRASGSISLIPNDPEPGITALLQFPLLPNEAVNSA